One Sagittula stellata E-37 genomic window carries:
- a CDS encoding mannitol dehydrogenase family protein translates to MATRLCDANLSDLPEAIARPTYDRGAVTPGIVHIGLGNFHRAHQAWYLHRLMQQGEALDWGIIGAGVRAYDEAQRQKMAAQDYLTTLIELDPKGTSAEVVGSMIGYVPIEEGNGPLIAQMADPAIRIVALTVTEGGYYLDPATKKFDPSHPDIQYDVANPNAPRTAFGAMVAALRRRRDAGVPAFTCQSCDNLPGNGEIMHMVIVSLARLMDTDLADWIEANSAFPNSMVDCIVPATGPKELALVQDFGIDDAVPVTHENFRQWVIEDRFCAGRPAWENVGATITDLVHDYEAMKLRILNGGHQVIAAPADILGIETIHATMDHPEIKGLFRKIALEEMAPHIHAVPGMTPEAYVDLIDERFSNPKIADTVRRVAFDGSSRHTGAVLPQIRDAVAKGTPLDGLALSQALWARMCEGTREDGSEIVANDPVWDDLKAVARAAKTDPAAWLGQRHFYGALADDPRFAAAFEKWLRMLWSDGTVATLKDYLN, encoded by the coding sequence ATGGCGACCAGACTTTGCGACGCCAACCTGTCCGATTTGCCCGAAGCCATCGCGCGCCCCACCTACGACCGGGGCGCCGTGACGCCCGGGATCGTGCACATCGGGCTGGGCAATTTCCACCGCGCGCACCAGGCCTGGTATCTCCATCGTCTGATGCAGCAGGGCGAAGCGCTCGACTGGGGCATCATCGGCGCCGGTGTCCGCGCCTATGACGAGGCGCAGCGCCAGAAGATGGCGGCGCAGGACTACCTGACCACGCTGATTGAGCTCGACCCGAAGGGCACCTCCGCCGAGGTGGTGGGTTCCATGATCGGCTACGTGCCGATCGAGGAGGGGAACGGCCCGCTGATCGCGCAGATGGCCGATCCGGCGATCCGCATCGTGGCATTGACCGTCACCGAAGGCGGCTACTACCTCGATCCGGCGACCAAGAAGTTCGACCCGTCCCATCCCGACATCCAGTACGACGTGGCCAATCCCAACGCGCCCCGGACCGCTTTCGGCGCCATGGTGGCAGCCCTGCGGCGGCGGCGCGATGCGGGTGTCCCGGCCTTCACCTGCCAGAGCTGCGACAACCTCCCCGGCAACGGCGAAATCATGCACATGGTCATCGTCTCGCTCGCCCGGTTGATGGATACCGACCTCGCCGACTGGATCGAGGCGAATTCCGCCTTCCCGAACTCCATGGTCGATTGCATCGTGCCCGCCACCGGACCGAAGGAACTGGCGTTGGTGCAGGACTTCGGCATCGACGATGCGGTTCCGGTGACGCATGAGAACTTCCGCCAGTGGGTGATCGAGGACAGGTTTTGCGCTGGTCGCCCTGCGTGGGAGAACGTCGGCGCCACGATCACCGACCTCGTCCATGACTACGAGGCGATGAAACTGCGCATCCTGAACGGCGGCCACCAGGTTATCGCCGCCCCGGCAGATATCCTCGGCATCGAGACGATCCACGCGACTATGGATCATCCGGAGATCAAGGGCCTCTTCCGCAAGATCGCGCTGGAGGAAATGGCGCCGCACATCCACGCCGTGCCGGGCATGACTCCAGAGGCCTATGTCGACCTCATCGACGAACGGTTTTCCAACCCGAAGATCGCCGACACCGTGCGCCGCGTGGCATTCGACGGATCGTCGCGGCATACCGGGGCGGTGCTGCCGCAGATCCGCGATGCCGTGGCCAAGGGGACGCCGCTGGACGGTCTGGCGCTCTCGCAAGCGCTTTGGGCGCGGATGTGCGAAGGCACCCGCGAGGACGGTTCCGAGATCGTCGCGAACGATCCGGTCTGGGACGACCTGAAGGCCGTGGCTCGGGCCGCGAAGACCGATCCCGCAGCCTGGCTCGGCCAGCGTCATTTCTACGGTGCACTGGCAGACGATCCGCGGTTCGCCGCGGCGTTCGAAAAGTGGTTGCGTATGCTCTGGTCGGACGGGACCGTGGCCACGCTCAAGGACTATCTCAACTGA
- a CDS encoding acetate/propionate family kinase, translating into MTDAVLALNTGSSSVKFAVAPVAAPEEPLLWGAAERLGSDKATLSLCRQDGGKQAQACPEAEHAGALHRLLSILQTERPDFRITGVGHRIVHGGPRFTEPERITPEVLSALEDIVPLAPLHQPHGIGAIRAAQDLFPGARHVACFDTAFHATKPFEHDAYALPRRFYDEGIRRYGFHGLACQSICSALLSEGFPVATTRLAIAHLGNGCSVTAVVNGRSVATSMGFSVLDGLTMGTRCGALDPGVILHLLRNGHSAEEVEILLYYRSGLLGLSGVSSDMRDLTASDLPAAQEAVSYFVARVVGEVCRAAGAMGGLDALVFSGGIGENAASIRETVMQGISFLRGRDGGAVEALVRGAREEDVLLSAAARFSTQP; encoded by the coding sequence ATGACCGATGCCGTCCTTGCGCTGAACACCGGTTCTTCCTCGGTGAAATTCGCGGTCGCTCCGGTCGCCGCACCTGAGGAGCCGCTGCTATGGGGCGCAGCGGAACGTCTTGGTTCGGACAAGGCCACGCTCTCGCTTTGCCGGCAAGACGGCGGCAAGCAGGCGCAGGCTTGCCCCGAGGCGGAACACGCCGGTGCGCTGCACCGTCTTCTGTCGATCTTGCAAACGGAACGCCCCGATTTCCGGATCACCGGCGTCGGGCACCGCATCGTGCACGGCGGGCCCCGCTTCACGGAGCCGGAGCGGATCACGCCCGAGGTACTGTCCGCGCTCGAAGACATCGTCCCTCTCGCGCCCCTTCATCAGCCGCACGGGATAGGCGCGATCCGCGCGGCGCAGGATCTGTTCCCGGGCGCTCGCCACGTCGCTTGTTTCGACACCGCCTTTCACGCGACGAAACCCTTCGAACACGACGCATACGCCTTGCCACGCCGTTTCTACGACGAAGGCATCCGCCGCTACGGTTTCCACGGGCTGGCCTGCCAATCCATCTGTAGCGCGCTCCTGTCCGAGGGCTTCCCTGTCGCCACCACGCGTCTGGCAATCGCGCACCTCGGCAACGGCTGCTCAGTCACTGCGGTCGTGAACGGGCGGTCCGTGGCAACCAGCATGGGGTTTTCGGTGCTCGACGGGCTGACGATGGGCACCCGGTGCGGCGCGCTGGACCCGGGTGTGATCCTCCACCTGCTGCGCAACGGTCATTCTGCGGAAGAGGTCGAAATCCTGCTGTACTACAGGTCCGGGCTTTTGGGGCTGTCCGGCGTATCGAGCGACATGCGCGACCTGACCGCCTCTGACCTGCCAGCGGCGCAAGAAGCCGTCTCGTACTTCGTCGCCCGCGTGGTCGGCGAGGTCTGCCGGGCAGCGGGGGCCATGGGCGGTCTCGATGCGCTGGTGTTCTCCGGTGGCATCGGCGAAAACGCGGCCTCCATCCGCGAGACAGTCATGCAAGGCATCTCTTTCCTGCGGGGCAGGGACGGCGGCGCGGTCGAGGCGTTGGTGCGGGGCGCCCGGGAAGAAGACGTTCTGCTGTCGGCGGCGGCACGGTTTTCAACCCAGCCGTAA
- the dusA gene encoding tRNA dihydrouridine(20/20a) synthase DusA, whose product MRTQADYTAGADVRTAARLSVAPMMDWTDRHCRVFHRFMSRHALLYTEMVTAPALVRGGALHLLDHDPGEHPVALQLGGSDPSELAEAARLGAAAGYDEINLNCGCPSDRVQSGTFGAVLMKNPDTVIRCVEAMQDAVDVDVTVKCRIGVDDQDPCVVLPEFLARLGAAGCSRISIHARKAWLQGLSPKENRDIPPLDYDLVMQMRGLFPHLHLSVNGGIGSLDQAVGFLDAGLDGVMVGRAAYHQPWDILGEADARIWGDPQTRRGREDVVRDMLPYIERHLTRGGRLHQVTRHMLGLFAGCPGARRWRQVLSTDTTRDGAGPAVVERALSEVAARAA is encoded by the coding sequence ATGCGCACACAGGCCGATTATACCGCCGGAGCCGACGTCAGAACGGCCGCCCGCCTGTCCGTCGCACCCATGATGGATTGGACAGACCGGCATTGCCGCGTGTTTCATCGGTTCATGTCGAGGCATGCGCTGCTGTACACCGAGATGGTGACGGCGCCTGCTCTTGTGCGCGGGGGGGCTTTGCACCTGCTCGATCACGATCCCGGGGAGCACCCCGTCGCCTTGCAACTGGGCGGGTCCGACCCGTCGGAATTGGCGGAGGCGGCGCGCCTTGGCGCAGCGGCCGGGTATGACGAGATCAACCTCAACTGCGGCTGTCCTTCCGACAGGGTGCAGTCGGGCACTTTCGGCGCGGTCCTGATGAAGAATCCGGATACGGTGATCCGCTGCGTCGAGGCGATGCAGGACGCGGTCGATGTGGACGTCACGGTGAAATGCCGGATCGGCGTAGACGACCAGGACCCTTGCGTTGTGCTGCCCGAATTCCTGGCCCGACTCGGTGCCGCGGGCTGTTCGCGGATCTCGATCCATGCGCGCAAGGCGTGGCTTCAGGGCCTGTCGCCGAAGGAGAACCGGGATATTCCGCCGCTCGACTATGATCTGGTGATGCAGATGCGTGGTCTCTTTCCGCACCTGCATCTGTCGGTGAACGGCGGCATCGGTTCGCTGGATCAGGCGGTGGGTTTCCTCGATGCTGGGCTGGACGGGGTGATGGTGGGGCGGGCCGCCTATCATCAGCCCTGGGATATCCTGGGCGAAGCGGATGCGCGCATCTGGGGCGACCCCCAGACCCGGCGCGGTCGCGAGGACGTGGTCCGCGACATGCTTCCGTACATCGAGCGCCATCTGACAAGAGGCGGCCGCCTGCATCAGGTGACGCGTCACATGCTCGGCCTTTTTGCGGGGTGTCCCGGTGCACGGCGGTGGAGACAGGTACTGTCGACGGACACGACACGCGACGGTGCCGGTCCGGCCGTCGTCGAGCGTGCGCTGTCGGAAGTTGCCGCCCGGGCCGCCTGA
- a CDS encoding calcium-binding protein produces the protein MLPFLLLASLGGLFDSDDDDDNESFPTEGPTDNGTDGGGGTDGQENPGIPIPPTVNAGTSGDDTETLGNSNDRYIAYEGNDVVNGGAGDDRIDGREGNDTLIGGPGDDVLFGGTGNDDLSGNGGNDTLLGEAGNDTLSGNLGEDKLVGGAGNDEMDGGPNDDKLVGGYGNDTLIGGLGNDLMKGMEGADLLDGGAGNDTIFDGTGNDTVLAGDGNDAISLEDGVNTVEAGAGDDALVANGGAGTIDMGLGNDSVSVTGDGTATSAAETGLYDIELGDGDDVYGGINDNATVDGGAGNDTLVGNGVLVGGDGDDELAGSGMMTGGAGADMFFGSAVAGTITDFNPGEDMILFQIPEDDLDDTTLSITNNTDGSSLVEARVNGTVVASVMSATSVGASDVAIQGYDGDVPIAVADPAPVPPVAA, from the coding sequence TTGCTGCCTTTTCTGCTGCTCGCCAGTCTCGGGGGACTGTTCGACAGCGATGACGACGATGACAATGAGTCCTTCCCGACCGAAGGCCCGACCGACAACGGCACGGATGGTGGCGGCGGCACCGATGGGCAAGAAAATCCCGGCATCCCTATCCCCCCGACGGTGAATGCTGGTACATCCGGGGACGATACGGAAACGCTTGGCAACTCTAACGACCGCTACATCGCCTATGAAGGCAACGACGTCGTTAACGGTGGCGCAGGCGACGACCGGATCGACGGGCGTGAAGGCAACGACACGTTGATCGGGGGCCCGGGAGACGACGTTTTGTTCGGTGGCACCGGCAATGACGACCTGTCGGGCAACGGCGGCAACGACACGCTGCTTGGCGAGGCGGGCAACGATACACTCAGCGGCAACCTCGGCGAGGACAAGCTGGTTGGCGGTGCTGGCAACGACGAGATGGACGGTGGCCCGAACGACGACAAGCTGGTCGGCGGCTACGGCAACGACACCTTGATCGGCGGTCTGGGCAACGACCTCATGAAGGGCATGGAAGGCGCCGACCTGCTGGATGGGGGCGCGGGCAACGACACGATCTTTGACGGCACCGGCAACGACACCGTGCTGGCGGGCGACGGCAACGATGCAATCAGCCTTGAGGACGGTGTCAATACTGTCGAGGCGGGCGCGGGCGACGATGCCTTGGTCGCAAACGGCGGGGCGGGCACCATCGACATGGGTCTTGGCAACGACAGCGTTTCGGTGACTGGCGACGGCACGGCCACATCTGCCGCCGAGACGGGCCTATACGACATCGAGCTTGGCGACGGTGACGATGTGTACGGCGGGATCAACGACAATGCCACGGTCGACGGCGGCGCAGGCAACGACACGCTGGTCGGCAACGGCGTTCTTGTCGGCGGGGACGGTGACGACGAACTGGCCGGGTCGGGCATGATGACCGGCGGCGCGGGGGCGGACATGTTCTTTGGCAGCGCGGTTGCGGGCACGATCACCGACTTCAACCCGGGTGAAGACATGATCCTGTTCCAGATCCCCGAAGACGATCTCGACGACACCACGCTCTCGATCACCAACAACACCGACGGCTCCTCTCTGGTCGAGGCGCGGGTGAACGGTACGGTCGTGGCGAGTGTGATGTCGGCGACTTCGGTCGGGGCGTCGGACGTCGCGATCCAGGGTTATGACGGCGATGTTCCGATCGCCGTCGCCGATCCGGCACCGGTTCCGCCCGTAGCGGCCTGA